The proteins below are encoded in one region of Neisseria macacae ATCC 33926:
- a CDS encoding SDR family oxidoreductase: MSSLLNLNNKTAAVIGASSGIGRAVALLLAEHGANVVLCARRADKLEETAALIRARGGRAVAVAGDAALPETHEAVVRAAEREFGGLDIAVNNAGIIGAYKPLADISPDEWRDTLDGNLTAAFLGARSQIPLMLARGGGAIVFTSSFVGTSCALPNKTAYGCAKAALAALAKGITADYAAQGIRANALLPGGTDTEMMTTDPQQRAWAEGLHAVKRIARPEEIAAAILFLISPMGSFVTGTALFADGGNSAVK, translated from the coding sequence ATGTCAAGCTTATTAAATTTGAACAATAAAACCGCCGCCGTTATCGGCGCGTCGTCGGGTATCGGTCGCGCGGTTGCACTGCTGTTGGCGGAGCACGGCGCAAACGTTGTCTTATGCGCCCGCCGTGCCGACAAGCTGGAGGAAACCGCAGCCCTGATACGCGCACGCGGCGGACGAGCTGTTGCTGTTGCAGGCGACGCGGCGCTGCCTGAAACGCACGAAGCCGTCGTCCGCGCGGCAGAACGAGAGTTCGGTGGCCTAGATATTGCCGTCAACAATGCAGGCATTATCGGTGCATACAAACCTTTGGCCGACATCTCGCCCGACGAATGGCGTGATACGCTGGACGGCAACCTAACCGCTGCCTTTCTTGGCGCGCGCAGCCAAATTCCCCTTATGCTCGCACGCGGTGGTGGCGCGATTGTGTTCACGTCTAGCTTTGTCGGCACCAGTTGTGCCCTGCCGAACAAAACCGCCTACGGCTGCGCCAAAGCCGCACTTGCTGCTCTGGCAAAAGGCATCACCGCCGATTATGCCGCCCAAGGTATCCGCGCCAATGCCCTGCTTCCCGGCGGTACGGATACGGAAATGATGACTACCGACCCGCAGCAGCGGGCATGGGCGGAAGGGTTGCATGCGGTCAAACGCATCGCCCGCCCCGAAGAAATTGCCGCCGCGATTTTGTTCCTTATTAGCCCGATGGGCAGCTTTGTAACGGGTACGGCGTTGTTTGCGGACGGCGGAAATTCGGCGGTGAAGTAA
- a CDS encoding bifunctional transcriptional activator/DNA repair enzyme AdaA codes for MNLNQTRQFLRIARAIEYLYDHAAEQPDLAQVAAAVHISPEHLQREFSAWAGISPKKMLQHISISRAKEALKNSESVAEAAHSGGLSGTGRLHDLFVGIEKMTPGEYKNGGAGLQIHYSLIPGPFGDLLAAATDKGICFMRFSDDPSAALDELRAEYPNARLTERETAFHRQVADIFRTRHGRITLHIKGTPFQLKVWQALLDIPAGSLQSYGTVAQAVGSPNAARAVGTAIGQNPVALLIPCHRVIRESGIIGGYRWQRGRKMAILAHELGDADDA; via the coding sequence ATGAACTTAAATCAAACCCGCCAATTCCTCCGCATTGCCCGCGCCATCGAATACCTTTACGACCATGCCGCCGAACAGCCCGATTTGGCGCAAGTGGCGGCGGCAGTGCACATCAGTCCCGAACATTTGCAGCGCGAATTTTCCGCATGGGCGGGCATCAGCCCGAAAAAAATGCTGCAACACATCAGTATCAGCCGTGCCAAAGAAGCCCTGAAAAACAGCGAAAGCGTGGCGGAAGCGGCGCACAGCGGCGGACTGAGCGGCACGGGGCGGCTGCACGACTTATTTGTCGGCATCGAAAAAATGACTCCGGGTGAATACAAAAACGGCGGAGCAGGCCTGCAAATCCATTACAGCCTGATTCCCGGCCCCTTCGGCGACCTGTTGGCAGCGGCAACAGACAAAGGCATCTGCTTCATGCGTTTTTCAGACGACCCCTCCGCCGCACTGGACGAATTGCGCGCCGAATATCCGAACGCCCGCCTAACCGAACGGGAAACCGCATTCCACCGCCAGGTCGCTGACATCTTCCGCACCCGGCACGGCCGCATTACCCTGCACATCAAAGGCACACCCTTCCAGCTCAAAGTATGGCAGGCCTTGCTCGATATTCCCGCAGGCAGCCTGCAAAGCTACGGCACAGTGGCGCAGGCCGTCGGTTCGCCCAACGCCGCGCGAGCCGTTGGGACGGCCATCGGGCAGAATCCCGTTGCATTACTCATCCCCTGCCATCGCGTCATCCGCGAAAGCGGCATCATCGGCGGCTACCGCTGGCAACGCGGGCGCAAAATGGCGATATTGGCGCACGAATTGGGAGACGCTGATGACGCTTGA
- a CDS encoding alpha-ketoglutarate-dependent dioxygenase AlkB family protein, translated as MTLDLFPETANPHANLLPYDGIVSNFGRIFTIAEADRYFEILQRDIPWRHDEAVIYGKHIITAREVAWYGDTSYNYGYSGANRIALPWSGVLPELKNRVEAAITDICPTRFNSCLLNRYNNGNEGMAWHSDEGQGLAKDSAIASLSLGATRKFAFKHKESKEKREMWLEHGQLIVMHGETQKHWLHTILKSTRIQEPRINLTFRVMKG; from the coding sequence ATGACGCTTGACCTCTTCCCAGAAACCGCCAACCCGCACGCCAACCTGCTGCCCTACGACGGCATCGTCAGCAATTTCGGACGGATTTTCACCATCGCCGAAGCCGACCGTTATTTTGAAATTTTGCAGCGCGATATTCCCTGGCGGCACGACGAAGCCGTGATATACGGCAAACACATCATCACCGCCCGCGAAGTCGCGTGGTACGGCGACACGTCCTACAACTACGGTTATTCCGGCGCAAACCGCATCGCCCTGCCGTGGAGCGGCGTCTTGCCCGAGCTCAAAAACCGCGTGGAAGCCGCCATCACCGACATCTGCCCCACCCGCTTCAACTCCTGCCTGCTCAACCGCTACAACAACGGCAACGAAGGCATGGCGTGGCACAGCGATGAAGGACAAGGTCTAGCCAAAGACAGTGCCATCGCCTCCCTCAGCCTCGGCGCAACGCGCAAATTTGCCTTCAAACACAAAGAAAGCAAGGAAAAACGCGAAATGTGGCTGGAACACGGCCAGCTCATTGTGATGCATGGCGAAACGCAGAAACACTGGCTGCACACCATCCTAAAAAGCACCCGCATCCAAGAGCCGCGGATTAATCTGACGTTTCGGGTGATGAAAGGATAA
- a CDS encoding MFS transporter: protein MSQQTPTSPAPRDWLLLIGGSTYKFTLTGFYLVALVAILKNHGYSLNQLSWIHLIGGIEAAKVLFAALMERRPAGRFGRFRGWLLAATLGLSAVFGLMACTDITQNFPLLLICCVLLSAMSAVYGCAMLGLSCIVLPHRERGFGGVIQTMAARGGKMIGGALVLWLYQEYGQTAAAGFMLAFSLLMLLQLLCYREPESPTAQGGLTALAARLVSFWRQSETGWRWLFLLFAVAAPYAFSAATFVPKLADLGFTPKQTGGILAVGIPVACLIVTPLSGWFSRNYPRRKLVFLLYALQLPLLASMTAIDALARVHPWLPPAQIIALSLSYTLLLPVILALVMDKSDRATAALDSSLQFSVVLLGSYAAGFAALRLAKAVGYADAYWAAVGLAVLAGGLLYACRGLFDSDEPS from the coding sequence ATGTCCCAACAAACCCCGACATCCCCCGCCCCGCGCGACTGGCTGCTGCTTATCGGCGGCAGCACCTACAAATTCACGCTGACCGGTTTTTATCTGGTCGCGCTGGTCGCCATTTTGAAAAACCACGGTTACAGCCTAAACCAACTGAGCTGGATACATTTAATCGGTGGTATCGAAGCGGCGAAGGTGTTGTTTGCCGCGCTGATGGAGCGGCGGCCGGCGGGGCGGTTCGGGCGGTTTCGCGGCTGGCTGCTGGCGGCGACGCTGGGGCTTTCGGCGGTGTTCGGGCTTATGGCCTGCACCGACATCACGCAGAACTTCCCGCTGCTTTTGATCTGCTGCGTACTGCTCTCGGCGATGTCGGCGGTGTACGGCTGCGCGATGCTGGGCTTGTCGTGCATCGTCCTGCCGCACCGCGAACGCGGTTTCGGCGGCGTGATTCAGACGATGGCGGCGCGCGGCGGCAAGATGATCGGCGGTGCGCTGGTGTTGTGGCTGTATCAGGAATATGGACAGACTGCGGCAGCGGGCTTTATGCTGGCGTTCAGCCTGCTTATGCTGCTGCAACTCTTGTGCTACCGCGAGCCGGAAAGCCCGACGGCGCAAGGCGGTTTGACGGCGTTGGCGGCTCGGCTGGTCTCCTTTTGGCGGCAGTCTGAAACGGGCTGGCGGTGGCTGTTTTTGCTGTTTGCCGTTGCCGCTCCGTATGCATTTTCGGCAGCGACTTTTGTGCCCAAGCTGGCGGATTTGGGCTTCACTCCGAAGCAGACGGGCGGGATTCTGGCGGTGGGCATTCCTGTTGCCTGCCTGATTGTTACGCCGCTGTCGGGCTGGTTTTCGCGCAATTATCCGCGCCGCAAACTCGTGTTCCTGCTCTACGCGCTGCAACTGCCGCTGTTGGCGTCCATGACCGCCATCGACGCGCTCGCCCGCGTCCACCCTTGGCTGCCGCCCGCACAAATCATCGCCCTGAGCCTGAGCTACACGCTGCTGCTGCCGGTGATACTGGCGTTGGTGATGGACAAATCCGACCGCGCCACCGCCGCACTCGACAGCAGCCTGCAATTTTCCGTGGTTCTGCTCGGCAGTTACGCGGCCGGTTTCGCCGCCCTGCGACTGGCAAAGGCGGTCGGCTATGCCGATGCGTACTGGGCGGCGGTGGGCCTGGCCGTATTGGCGGGCGGGCTGCTGTATGCGTGCCGAGGCTTGTTTGATTCAGACGAGCCGTCATGA
- a CDS encoding glycosyl hydrolase family 28-related protein gives MSETVTYDPSRYGAKAAYTTYEADQGTLSAGATVKKASSTHSTAHEASKQSYVDLPVNAAVSFTAKADADASTLRYTVPDGATGKVEIQVNGKPVANLDLSSKHNWQYLENYEHHKGEDIKIHDTPAADRVARFQFDEVGTLLKNTSIQSGDTVTIVNKSGNTPVGIDFVELEKAPAAIKQPANSVSITDFGAKANDGIDDSKALTEAIESAKTSGKSIYIPEGQFDFDHQLHIYAPKGISIGGAGRWHTKLHFTSEEPPVFENGTVKKGGGIVFEHGSNNIDFGNLSMDSNLTSRFHQQANYKGISGTLGKGSSIHDIAIEHFEVGIWTGDYAKVDNEHPLHYTDGLTASNALIRNNLADGINFAQGTSHSTVINSNIRGNGDDGLATWSSIADQTESKVAENNRFLNNTVELGWRAAGIGIFGGAGHEVAGNLIRDNAAWSGIRLNTVFQGHNFDLNKKGIVN, from the coding sequence ATGTCAGAAACTGTTACCTACGATCCCTCCCGCTACGGTGCCAAAGCCGCATACACGACTTATGAAGCCGACCAGGGTACACTCTCAGCAGGTGCAACAGTCAAAAAAGCCTCTTCCACACACTCCACTGCCCACGAAGCCAGCAAACAGTCTTACGTTGACCTGCCGGTCAATGCCGCCGTTTCGTTTACAGCAAAGGCGGATGCGGATGCCTCCACCCTCCGCTATACCGTTCCCGACGGGGCAACCGGCAAAGTTGAAATCCAAGTAAACGGCAAACCCGTAGCCAACCTTGATTTATCATCAAAACACAACTGGCAGTATTTGGAAAATTATGAGCACCACAAAGGCGAAGACATCAAAATCCACGATACGCCTGCTGCCGACCGTGTCGCCCGCTTCCAGTTCGACGAAGTAGGTACGCTGTTGAAAAATACATCCATCCAAAGCGGCGATACCGTTACCATCGTCAACAAATCAGGCAACACCCCGGTCGGTATCGACTTCGTTGAATTGGAAAAAGCCCCTGCCGCAATCAAACAGCCCGCAAACAGTGTCAGCATTACCGATTTCGGCGCAAAAGCAAACGACGGAATCGATGATTCAAAAGCCCTGACGGAGGCAATCGAATCGGCAAAAACCTCCGGAAAATCCATTTACATTCCCGAAGGGCAGTTTGATTTCGACCACCAGCTCCACATCTATGCCCCTAAAGGAATCAGCATCGGCGGCGCCGGCAGGTGGCATACCAAACTGCATTTCACGAGCGAGGAACCGCCCGTTTTTGAAAACGGCACAGTGAAAAAAGGCGGCGGCATCGTGTTTGAACACGGCAGCAATAATATTGATTTCGGCAATCTGTCGATGGATTCAAATTTGACATCCCGTTTCCACCAACAAGCCAACTACAAAGGCATTTCCGGCACTTTGGGCAAAGGCTCGTCCATCCACGACATCGCCATTGAGCATTTTGAAGTAGGCATCTGGACCGGCGATTACGCCAAAGTGGACAATGAACACCCACTGCACTACACAGACGGACTGACCGCCTCCAACGCCCTCATCAGGAACAATCTCGCAGACGGCATTAATTTTGCACAGGGAACCAGCCATTCGACCGTCATCAATTCCAACATCCGAGGCAACGGTGACGACGGTCTGGCGACATGGTCGAGCATTGCAGACCAAACAGAATCCAAAGTAGCCGAAAACAACCGTTTTCTGAACAATACCGTCGAACTCGGCTGGCGCGCAGCAGGCATCGGCATCTTCGGTGGCGCCGGACATGAAGTAGCCGGCAACCTGATTCGCGACAATGCCGCATGGTCGGGCATACGCCTCAACACCGTTTTCCAAGGACACAATTTTGACCTGAACAAAAAAGGTATAGTCAATTAA
- a CDS encoding IS630 family transposase (programmed frameshift), with product MAYSADLRNKALNYYEQCKNISQTAATFNLSRNTLYLWIRLKKQTGSLKHQVTGLNAVKLDRQKLAQYVGQHPDAYLHEIAKHFDCTPAAVCYALKQMGMTRKKRPTTYKEQDPVKVTHYLTQLAEFPDYQRVYLDETGFDRYLFRPYARSPKGQIVKAQISGKRYRRLSLVSAQVGNRLIAPMVYQNTMTGVFFEAWFQQCLLPALTQKSVIILDNARFHRMGVLREMAEKWGHKVLPLAPYSPELNPIEKVWANIKRYLRTVLSDYARFDNALLSYFDFN from the exons ATGGCATACTCTGCGGACTTAAGAAACAAAGCTTTAAACTATTACGAACAATGCAAAAACATCAGCCAAACCGCAGCAACGTTTAACTTGTCAAGAAACACGCTTTACCTGTGGATTCGCCTTAAAAAACAAACAGGCAGCCTAAAACATCAAGTTACCGGTCTAAATGCCGTCAAATTGGATAGGCAAAAACTGGCTCAATATGTTGGGCAACATCCGGATGCCTATCTGCATGAAATCGCCAAACATTTTGATTGTACGCCAGCCGCCGTTTGCTATGCACTCAAACAGATGGGGATGACGCGCAAAAAAAGAC CCACCACTTACAAAGAACAAGACCCGGTCAAAGTGACGCATTATTTGACACAACTGGCCGAATTTCCCGACTACCAACGTGTTTATTTGGATGAAACAGGATTTGACCGCTACCTGTTCCGTCCCTATGCCCGCAGCCCGAAAGGGCAAATAGTGAAAGCGCAGATAAGTGGAAAAAGATACCGACGCTTATCTCTGGTGTCCGCACAAGTCGGCAACCGGCTGATTGCTCCGATGGTTTATCAAAATACGATGACCGGAGTCTTTTTTGAAGCGTGGTTTCAGCAATGCCTACTGCCCGCATTGACTCAAAAATCGGTGATTATTTTAGATAATGCGCGATTTCACCGTATGGGTGTCTTACGGGAAATGGCGGAAAAATGGGGACATAAGGTATTGCCTCTTGCACCTTATTCACCTGAGCTCAACCCGATTGAGAAGGTGTGGGCGAATATTAAGCGGTATCTGCGAACCGTATTGTCTGATTACGCCCGATTTGACAATGCGTTACTGTCCTATTTTGATTTTAATTGA
- a CDS encoding calcium-binding protein: MFLIDYISVRDNLLIGNGTRADTYGREKGSIDFEEEHGAIKNVKVENNIIADNLSDTAITKTLPISNGKGIALSGNNIIGNAAVSAPSAVDHPEKVTSITRQELSNIPDQNYYYANETTGFKSVSVTYITGTAGSDSIKGTDGIDHIDGKSGDDNIYAGGGNDTVFVSGGTNFISGGDGDDIVRGGDGRDTVNGDSGNDVIFGNGGDDHLNGGAGNDTLFGGENNDVFYGESGKDVLYGGSGDDLLFGGLNDDILYGGAGNDTYVFCFGEGHDTISDNHGNNALQFGQGIAVKDLHIHASTDANGSIDWKITIANSGGKITIDNQYLKGSNTAAVGEFRFDEGTFTVETLLDKLSASGQTGGFETVNSGVGSFSYSSDTANVQHYDAVTQPTIL, encoded by the coding sequence TTGTTTTTAATTGACTATATTTCGGTTCGGGACAATCTGTTAATCGGCAACGGTACCCGCGCCGACACATACGGACGCGAAAAAGGCTCTATCGACTTTGAAGAAGAGCATGGCGCAATCAAAAACGTCAAAGTCGAAAACAACATCATCGCCGACAACCTGTCCGACACAGCCATCACTAAAACATTGCCGATTTCAAACGGCAAAGGCATCGCCCTATCCGGCAACAACATCATCGGAAATGCGGCGGTTTCTGCCCCGTCCGCCGTTGATCATCCGGAAAAAGTTACCTCCATTACCCGTCAGGAACTCAGCAATATTCCCGATCAAAATTATTATTACGCCAACGAAACCACCGGCTTCAAATCCGTCAGCGTTACCTATATTACAGGCACGGCAGGCAGCGACAGCATCAAAGGCACAGACGGCATAGACCATATTGACGGCAAAAGCGGCGACGACAACATTTATGCCGGTGGCGGCAACGATACCGTATTCGTCAGCGGTGGAACCAACTTCATCAGTGGCGGCGATGGCGACGATATCGTCAGAGGCGGCGACGGCAGAGATACCGTCAATGGAGATTCGGGAAACGATGTGATTTTCGGCAACGGTGGAGACGACCATCTCAATGGTGGGGCGGGCAATGATACGTTGTTCGGCGGCGAAAACAACGATGTCTTTTATGGCGAGTCGGGCAAAGACGTGCTGTATGGCGGCTCAGGCGACGACTTACTGTTTGGCGGTTTAAACGACGATATCCTGTATGGCGGCGCAGGGAATGATACCTATGTCTTCTGCTTCGGAGAGGGACACGACACCATTTCCGACAATCACGGCAACAACGCCCTCCAATTCGGACAAGGCATCGCCGTCAAGGATTTGCATATCCATGCAAGCACCGACGCAAACGGTTCAATCGATTGGAAAATCACCATTGCCAACTCAGGCGGCAAAATCACCATCGACAACCAATATCTCAAAGGCAGCAACACCGCTGCTGTCGGAGAATTCCGATTTGACGAAGGGACATTTACCGTAGAAACCCTGCTGGACAAACTGTCGGCAAGCGGTCAAACCGGCGGGTTTGAAACGGTCAACAGCGGAGTCGGCAGCTTTAGTTACAGTTCCGATACGGCAAACGTGCAGCACTACGATGCCGTAACGCAACCGACAATTTTATAG
- a CDS encoding sodium-dependent transporter, producing the protein MSHSSSWSSKIGFVLAAAGSAIGLGAIWKFPYTAGTNGGAIFVLLFVIFTIIVALPVQLAEFYIGRTGGKNAIDSFKTLRPGSLWPWVGRIGVAACFILLSFYSVVGGWVLNYVVHSFTGEIAPNVDFGALFEKTISNPTSSILYQGLFMLITIWVVKGGISDGIEKANRYLMPALFILFIVLAIRSLTLPGAMEGVSFLLKPDWSKIKSETMLTALGQAFFALSIGVSAMITYASYLGKDQDMFRSGNIIMWMNLLVSLLAGLVIFPAVFALGATPSQGPGLIFVVLPAVFMKIPSGNYLFAVFMMLVVFATLTSAFSMLETVIAATIRQDERKRSRHTWVIGIAIFIVGIPSALSFGVWSDVLIFNKSIFDLWDYIITAIIMPLCALSISIFTGWIQDRQSVLTNAGMGSTVPKTLLYLWLGALRYIAPIAIIVVFINSLQII; encoded by the coding sequence ATGAGTCATTCATCCTCTTGGTCTTCCAAAATCGGTTTCGTCCTTGCCGCGGCAGGCTCTGCCATCGGTTTGGGCGCGATTTGGAAATTCCCTTATACCGCCGGTACGAACGGCGGGGCAATCTTTGTCCTTCTGTTTGTCATCTTCACGATTATCGTGGCGTTGCCGGTACAGCTTGCCGAGTTTTATATCGGACGCACAGGCGGTAAAAACGCCATCGATTCGTTCAAAACCCTGCGTCCCGGTTCACTTTGGCCTTGGGTCGGCAGGATCGGTGTGGCGGCGTGCTTCATTTTATTGTCGTTTTACAGCGTAGTCGGCGGCTGGGTTTTGAATTATGTCGTACACAGCTTCACCGGCGAAATTGCCCCGAACGTTGATTTTGGCGCCCTATTCGAAAAAACAATTTCCAACCCGACAAGTTCGATTCTTTATCAGGGGCTGTTCATGCTGATTACCATTTGGGTGGTCAAAGGCGGAATCTCTGACGGCATTGAAAAAGCAAACCGCTATCTGATGCCTGCATTGTTTATTTTGTTTATCGTTTTGGCAATCCGCTCGCTGACCTTGCCCGGCGCGATGGAAGGCGTCAGTTTTTTATTGAAACCGGATTGGTCGAAAATCAAATCGGAAACGATGCTGACCGCGCTGGGTCAGGCTTTCTTTGCGTTGAGTATCGGCGTATCGGCAATGATCACCTACGCCTCGTATTTGGGTAAAGATCAGGATATGTTCCGCTCGGGCAATATCATTATGTGGATGAACCTGCTGGTATCGCTGCTGGCAGGCCTGGTCATCTTTCCGGCGGTATTTGCATTGGGTGCCACGCCCAGCCAAGGTCCCGGTTTGATTTTCGTGGTCTTGCCTGCCGTATTCATGAAAATTCCGTCCGGCAACTATCTGTTTGCCGTGTTCATGATGTTGGTTGTCTTTGCCACGCTGACTTCAGCGTTTTCCATGCTGGAAACCGTCATTGCGGCAACCATCCGCCAAGATGAACGCAAACGCAGCCGGCACACTTGGGTTATCGGCATTGCCATCTTTATTGTCGGCATCCCTTCTGCCCTATCATTCGGCGTATGGAGCGATGTGCTTATTTTCAATAAATCTATTTTTGATTTATGGGACTACATTATTACTGCCATCATTATGCCGCTATGCGCATTAAGCATCTCCATCTTTACCGGCTGGATTCAAGACAGGCAATCCGTTTTAACCAATGCCGGCATGGGCAGTACCGTACCGAAAACGCTTCTATATCTGTGGCTGGGCGCGTTGCGCTACATCGCTCCGATTGCCATTATCGTGGTCTTCATCAATTCTCTCCAAATCATTTGA
- a CDS encoding DUF1289 domain-containing protein → MEQPDFFPIPSPCIGVCEANAKGYCKGCLRSREERLYWQKMTDDQKHQVMRLLSMRKTKIRNRQLDAMAAPEVGVEAQSGFLFEDEG, encoded by the coding sequence ATGGAACAACCTGATTTTTTCCCCATCCCCAGCCCCTGTATCGGCGTCTGTGAAGCCAATGCCAAAGGCTATTGCAAAGGCTGCCTGCGCAGCCGCGAAGAAAGGCTGTATTGGCAAAAAATGACCGATGATCAAAAGCATCAGGTCATGCGTCTTCTCAGTATGAGGAAAACCAAAATCCGCAACCGCCAGCTCGATGCCATGGCAGCGCCCGAAGTCGGTGTGGAGGCGCAGAGCGGGTTTTTGTTTGAGGATGAGGGATAA
- the hemN gene encoding oxygen-independent coproporphyrinogen III oxidase, producing the protein MKVIPIQNNHNRNNDKPEFDRELIASLPSSGPRYTSYPTADRFHDGFREAEYINALNQRGMGALNKPLSLYIHIPFCNTICYYCGCNKIITKDKSRADAYIEYLEKEMELLAPHLGGRHQLAQLHFGGGTPTFLSDDQIERVFRMIRKHFQLIPGGEYSIEIDPRKVSRETVLMLGKLGFNRMSVGIQDFDPKVQAAVNRIQSYDETKEVIDAAREAGFKSVSVDLIYGLPHQTAESIKTTIDTVLSLDPDRLALYHYAHLPHIFKPQRRIDTEAVPGSEEKLDMLQYCVQTLTERGYVFIGMDHFAKPDDELSIALKEGFLQRNFQGYSTYADCDLVAIGVSSIGKIGSTYSQNERDIDAYYAALDAGHLPIMRGYQLNQDDLLRRNIIQDLMCRFALDYRIYESVFGIPFDRYFKDELADLEQLASLGLVRLKPHGMTVTPKGRFLIRNIAMVFDYHLRHRETKAQYSQTV; encoded by the coding sequence ATGAAAGTAATACCGATACAAAATAATCACAATAGAAACAATGACAAGCCTGAGTTCGATCGCGAACTCATCGCCAGCCTTCCTTCCAGCGGTCCGCGCTACACTTCCTACCCGACAGCCGACCGTTTTCATGACGGATTTCGCGAAGCCGAATATATCAATGCCTTGAATCAGCGCGGTATGGGGGCTTTGAACAAGCCCCTTTCGCTTTATATCCACATCCCCTTCTGCAACACCATCTGTTACTACTGCGGCTGCAATAAAATCATCACCAAAGACAAAAGCCGCGCCGATGCCTACATCGAATACCTTGAAAAAGAAATGGAGCTGCTCGCCCCGCATCTGGGCGGACGGCATCAGCTCGCCCAACTGCACTTCGGCGGCGGTACACCGACTTTCTTGAGCGACGACCAAATCGAACGCGTATTCCGCATGATACGCAAACATTTCCAACTTATCCCCGGCGGCGAATACTCCATCGAAATCGACCCGCGCAAAGTCAGCCGCGAAACCGTCCTCATGCTCGGCAAGCTCGGTTTCAACCGCATGAGCGTCGGCATTCAGGACTTTGATCCCAAAGTGCAGGCAGCGGTCAACCGCATCCAAAGCTACGACGAAACCAAAGAAGTCATCGATGCCGCCCGCGAAGCTGGATTTAAATCCGTCAGCGTCGATTTGATTTACGGCCTGCCGCATCAAACCGCCGAAAGCATCAAAACCACCATCGACACTGTCTTGTCGCTCGATCCCGACCGCCTTGCCCTTTATCACTACGCCCATCTGCCGCATATCTTCAAGCCGCAACGCCGCATCGATACCGAAGCCGTTCCCGGCAGCGAAGAAAAACTCGATATGCTGCAATACTGCGTTCAAACCCTGACCGAACGCGGCTACGTCTTCATCGGTATGGACCATTTCGCCAAACCCGATGACGAACTTTCCATCGCCCTCAAAGAAGGCTTCCTCCAGCGCAACTTCCAAGGCTACTCGACCTACGCGGACTGCGATTTGGTCGCCATCGGTGTATCTTCCATCGGCAAAATCGGCAGCACCTACTCCCAAAACGAACGCGACATCGACGCCTACTATGCCGCGCTTGATGCAGGACACCTGCCCATCATGCGTGGCTACCAGCTCAATCAGGACGACCTTTTGCGCCGCAATATCATCCAAGATTTGATGTGCCGCTTCGCCTTGGATTACCGAATCTACGAAAGCGTATTCGGTATTCCGTTCGACCGCTATTTCAAAGACGAACTTGCCGACTTGGAACAACTCGCCTCCCTCGGACTCGTCCGCCTGAAACCGCACGGGATGACCGTTACCCCCAAAGGCCGCTTCCTGATACGCAATATCGCCATGGTGTTCGACTACCACCTGCGCCATAGGGAAACCAAAGCCCAATATTCGCAAACGGTGTAA
- the fnr gene encoding fumarate/nitrate reduction transcriptional regulator Fnr codes for MTTHNAMHQMKTLCSSCSLRELCLPVGLLPNEFAQLDAVIRQSRRLKKGECLFRTGEPFASLFAIRAGFFKTTVASQDGRDQVTGFFMSGELIGMDGICSHVHSCDAVALEDSEVCELPFTHIEELGHNIPSLRSHFFRLMSREIVRDQGVMLLLGNMRAEERLAAFLLNLSQRLYSRGFAANDFILRMSREEIGSYLGLKLETVSRTLSKFHHEGLISVEHKHIKILDSQALKKMVSGCSHAI; via the coding sequence ATGACCACACACAATGCTATGCATCAGATGAAAACCCTGTGTTCTTCCTGTTCGCTGCGTGAACTCTGCCTGCCTGTCGGGCTTTTGCCCAATGAGTTTGCACAATTGGACGCGGTCATCCGACAGAGCCGCCGCTTGAAGAAGGGTGAATGTCTGTTCCGCACCGGTGAGCCTTTCGCGTCGCTGTTTGCCATCCGTGCCGGTTTTTTCAAAACCACGGTTGCCAGTCAGGACGGTCGCGATCAGGTTACCGGCTTTTTTATGTCCGGCGAACTCATCGGCATGGACGGCATTTGCTCCCATGTCCACAGCTGCGACGCGGTGGCTTTGGAAGACAGCGAAGTGTGTGAGCTGCCCTTTACCCACATCGAAGAACTGGGACACAACATCCCCAGCCTGAGAAGCCATTTTTTCAGATTAATGAGCCGCGAAATCGTGCGCGACCAAGGCGTGATGCTGCTTTTGGGCAATATGCGCGCCGAAGAGCGTCTGGCGGCGTTTTTGCTCAATCTGTCCCAACGCCTTTACTCGCGCGGATTTGCCGCCAACGATTTCATCCTGCGGATGTCGCGCGAAGAAATCGGCAGCTATTTGGGGCTGAAACTTGAAACCGTCAGCCGCACGCTGTCCAAGTTCCACCACGAAGGCTTGATTTCGGTCGAACACAAGCACATCAAAATCCTCGACTCGCAAGCCCTCAAAAAAATGGTGTCCGGCTGTTCGCACGCCATCTGA